The Cytobacillus oceanisediminis genomic interval TCGGAAAGATACAGAAGCATTGTTAAAGAGATGTTCGTTAAGGGAAGCATACGAGATGAGCTTGTTTTTCTTATGCCAAATGGCCAGTTCAAATCTTTGGAGTTTACTGTGAAATTGAACTCCGTTGAAGGCTACCATATGACTATCTTCAGAAATGTCAGTGAGCGTCACGCTATGGAAAAAAGCTTGAGGGAAAGCGAACAAAAATTCCGCATGATATTTGAAGGTGCCCTTGAAGGTATTCTTCTCTGGAACGATCAGTTTGAAATAGTCGATATTAATCAATCAGGTCAGAGAATGCTTCAGATGACAAAAGAGGAGCTTATCGGTTTATCTCTGTATAGTATTTTGAATGACTGTAATATAAGCGATGATGAATTAAAGGAACAGATAAAAAACATACACTCTGCTGGGCAATCAGACGGTAACCTTTCCATTACTCTGAAATCAGGCAGAAAGAAATTTTTTGAGTTTTCCAACAAGCTGAATATTTTTTCTAATATCAGTATGACAACATTTAAAGACATTACTGAGAAGCTGGAAATGGAAGAACAGCTTCGGAAATCAGACACTTTGAATGTCATTGGAGAATTGGCAGCAGGAATTGCCCACGAGATCAGAAACCCGATGACAGCTCTTAAAGGCTTTATACAGCTGCTTGAGGGCAGTGTGAAGGAAGATCATACTATGTATTTCAATGTGATTACCACGGAGCTTAGCAGGATTGATTCAATTATTAATGAATTTCTCATACTCGCTAAGCCTCAAGCTGTCAAATTTGTGGAAAAAGACATATCTCAAATCATGAAGGAAACAGTCGATCTCCTTACTGCTCAGGCTGTGCTGCATAATGTTCAATTCAGGACTTATTATGCAAAGAATTTGCCAAATGTTTTCTGTGAATCCAATCAAATGAAAAAGGTTTTTATCAATATTATAAAAAATGCGATTGAAGTCATGCCTAAGGGTGGATATATTACTGTATCCATTCAGAAAGGGTTTGATCAAAAAGTTCACATATCCATTAGGGACGAAGGAACAGGAATTCCCGCGCATAAAATAAAAAAGCTTGGTGAACCTTTCTATACTACAAAGGAAAGAGGCACTGGACTTGGCTTAATGGTTACATATAAAATTATTGAAGAACATAAGGGAACAATTGAAGCGGAAAGCAAATTGGGGGAAGGAACTGTATTCCATATCTATTTGCCCTATATTTTAAAGGCGGGAATGAAATGACAGTCAGAGTTTATTCTAAAAAAAACACACCGGCAGGAGACATTTACATTGTCATTGAAAATGGGATCCTTTCGGCTTTATACATGGGGGAAGAAGATTTTCTCGAAGGGGAAGAAGTTTTATCATTGCAATTTGATCCCTCCGACTCTTTAATCAAAAAGTGTACAATCCAGCTTGAGGAATACTTTGACGGGCAAAGGAAAGAGTTCGACATCCCTATAGAACCTCATGGCACTGAATTTCAAAAAGCAGTCTGGAAAGAGCTTTGCCTAATCCCATTTGGTGAGACAAGAAGTTATCAGGACATTGCTGTCAAAATAGGAAAAGAAAAAGCAGTGCGGGCCATTGGACAGGCAAACAAGGCCAATCGCCTTCCGATCATTATTCCGTGCCATCGGGTTATCGGAAAAAATAACTCGTTAACCGGGTATGCAGGAACCCGAACTGAAATTAAAGAAGTACTGCTATCCCTCGAGGGGGCTAATTATATTAAATAGCTCTATCTTAAATCACCTCTAAGGTGATTTTTTTATGGGGATATTATATATGTGGTTGACTGGATGATTATAATTCGATTATCATCTAATTAGATGATAATCGAAATGAGGTCGCTGCAATTATGCAATTAAATCGTTTAGTAGCTTTTTATAAGACAATGGGAGACCCAACCAGAATCAGGATTGTTTTTCTTCTTGCCAAAGGGCCTTTGCACGGTCAGGCGATAGCGGGGAAGCTTGGCTTAACCCCGCCAACTATTACCCATCATTTAAATAAACTAAGGGAAATAAACCTCGTTTATCAGAGAAGAGATAAAAATACTGTTTATTTCTATTTAAATGAATCCGTACTGAAACATCAGTCAGGTGTTCTTGCGAAATTGGCAGATAAAGAGGAGGTTAAGAAAATGGAAGAACAAAATATAGAAAGCCAGAAGGTTATTGAAAATTTCTTCACCAGAGATGGAAAGCTTAAGAATATACCTGCACAGAGAAAGAAGAAACTCATGGTTTTTGAGCATCTAATCAAAGGGTTGAAAATGGGAAAAAAATATGAAGAAAAAGAGCTCAACGAATATATTAAACAGTATCATGAAGACTATGCTACGATACGCAGAGAATTTATTATTAATCATTATATGTACAGGGAAAATGGCATTTATGAATTAAATCCTCCAGAAATGTGGGCGAAAATAGAAGGGTAAAGAAGACAGGGCCCTAGTCAGGGCCCTGTATGCTATTAGCGGTAAAAATCCGGTTTGCGGTCAGTAAAAATCGGAATCATGCTGCGGACTTCTTTCACTATATCCAGGTCTATCTCAGCATGCAGGATTTCTTCAGTTTCAGAACCTTCAGCAAGTACTTCTCCCCAGGGATCTATAATCATCGAATGGCCTGCAAAGACATTGTCAGGATCTGAGCCAGAGCGGTTGCATGCAATTACATAGCACTGGTTTTCAATGGCACGTGCAATTAAAAGCGCCCGCCAATGTGCCAGCCGGGCCAATGGCCATTCTGCTACTACAAATAAAGCTTCTGCACCTTCCGCTGTATGGGTCCGCACCCACTCAGGAAAACGGATATCATAACAAATCATCCCTGCAAACTTCCTGTTTTCCAGAGAAAATACTCCCTTGGCTGTCCCTCCTTTCAGATAGAGATGTTCATTCATAAGCTTGAATAAGTGCAGCTTGCTGTATTCATGTATGAAGTCACCATTGTTATCTACAATCAGCAAAGTATTGTAAATGCCTTCGGGTGTTTTCTTTGCAACAGATCCGCCAATCAGATGAACCCGGTTGTTCTGTGCGGCCTCTTTTAAAAAAACTAGTGCTGACCCGGCAGCCTGGTCTGCAATTTCACCCAATCTGGTCAAATCATAGCCTGTAGTCCAAAGTTCCGGCAGTACAATAACATCCGGAGTAGCATTAAGCGCCTTTTTAATCATGGTTTCGGCTGTTTTAAAATTCTCCTCAGGTTTCCCAAATGCAATATCCATTTGCAAACAGGCAATCTTTAATTTCATAAAACTCCCCCGCAATCATCTTATCCTTATGGTAAAATTAGTCCGATAGATGGAAATTTTCAAAATTTTACTTTACAACTTACCATTTACGTTATATCATTTGTGACTATATTTTCAATCTTTTTTTTAAGCAGGTGAACAATTTGGTAAATTATCCGCAATCAGATCTTTTAAAAAGTCTGCCTAAACAGTTTTTTGCATCTTTGACAGCCAAAGTGGGAAAAAAACTCGAACAAGGTTATGATGTCATCAATCTTGGACAGGGAAATCCTGATCTGCCTACCCCAGAGCATATTGTCAAGAGTCTTCAAAGTGCGGCCGTAAATCCGCAAAACCATAAATATTCTCCTTTCCAGGGCTTCCCGTTTTTAAAAAAGGCTGCTGCAGACTTTTATAAAAGGGAATTTGATGTTGAATTGGATCCCGGAACCGAAATAGCCATCCTTTTTGGTGGTAAATCCGGCCTGGTTGAAATCCCTCAATGCCTTTTAAACCCTGGGGACAGCATATTGGTTCCGGACCCGGGATATCCTGATTATTGGTCAGGTGTTGCACTTGCCAAAGCAAAAATGGTGACAATGCCTCTAAGAGAAGAAAATAATTTCTTGCCAGTTTACAGTGAATTGTCAGCAGACCAGCTAAATACAGCCAAACTGATGTTCCTTAATTACCCAAATAATCCGACTGGAGCAGTGGCAAACAAGGATTTTTTTCAGGAAACAGTTGATTTGAGCCGAAGTCATGGCATTTGCATCGTCCATGATTTTGCATATGGCGGTATTGGTTTTGACGGCAAAAAGCCTGAAAGTTTTCTTCAGGCAGAAGGGGCAAAAGAGGTCGGAATTGAAATTTATACTCTTTCAAAAACCTTTAATATGGCAGGCTGGAGAGTTGGATTTGCAGCTGGAAATGCAAGTGTCATCTCAGCACTGAATCTTATGCAGGATCATCTATACGTCAGCTTGTTTGGTGCTGTTCAGGAAGCTGCAGCAGCTGCTCTGTCAGGACCCCAGGATTGTGTTAATGAATTGAATTCCATATACCAATCCAGACGGAATACATTCATCTCTGGCCTGAGGGAAATTGGCTGGGATGTACAAGCTCCTAAAGGCTCCTTTTTTGCATGGCTCAAGGTCCCTGAACAATTTACATCGGAAGAGTTTGCTGACTATCTCTTGGACAAAGCGCATATTGCGGTTGCACCTGGCATCGGATTTGGTGATTTTGGAGAAGGGTATGTGAGAGCTGGTTTGCTGACATCTGAGGATAGACTTAAAGAAGCGGTGGCCCGAATACAAAAATTAGATTTATTTTAATTTTTTTCATAATTCAATTGACAAAAACACGAAGCACTGTCATAATTCTAATTAAATTTTAATTCTAAATTAACTGAATACTCATTTCGTTTTCTTATCAAGAGCAGGCGGAGGGACTAGCCCTATGAAGCCCGGCAACCGACTTATACCTGAGCACGGTGCTAAATCTTGCAGCTTATAGCTGAAAGATAAGAAGATGTTAGATTGCTATGCTAACCTCTTCTTATTTGAAGAGGTTTTTTATTGTTCTCATTCTTTGATTTTTGAAAGGAAGAATATACATGAGTGAAATTATTGCAACGTATCTGATTCATGATGAAAAACATAACCCGGAGAAAAAGGCCGGGGAGATCGCTTTAGGC includes:
- a CDS encoding PAS domain-containing sensor histidine kinase; its protein translation is MNQEIRRLYARIETLEKENNILSNDNSPKYNIFSRSKDGILIFDSQERIVDVNPSFAESLMMDKQHLIGRNLSDIVPKNRHFKLEKQRELLKRKESVRGILPIYNGRTIIEFDFTTSILNDGGLYMCILRDVTSKRLLERKVKKNEDLYADLFIEALDGIIFWGGNGEIIDANEAACRIFECTHDELLKKKIKDFVYEKSERYRSIVKEMFVKGSIRDELVFLMPNGQFKSLEFTVKLNSVEGYHMTIFRNVSERHAMEKSLRESEQKFRMIFEGALEGILLWNDQFEIVDINQSGQRMLQMTKEELIGLSLYSILNDCNISDDELKEQIKNIHSAGQSDGNLSITLKSGRKKFFEFSNKLNIFSNISMTTFKDITEKLEMEEQLRKSDTLNVIGELAAGIAHEIRNPMTALKGFIQLLEGSVKEDHTMYFNVITTELSRIDSIINEFLILAKPQAVKFVEKDISQIMKETVDLLTAQAVLHNVQFRTYYAKNLPNVFCESNQMKKVFINIIKNAIEVMPKGGYITVSIQKGFDQKVHISIRDEGTGIPAHKIKKLGEPFYTTKERGTGLGLMVTYKIIEEHKGTIEAESKLGEGTVFHIYLPYILKAGMK
- a CDS encoding metalloregulator ArsR/SmtB family transcription factor translates to MQLNRLVAFYKTMGDPTRIRIVFLLAKGPLHGQAIAGKLGLTPPTITHHLNKLREINLVYQRRDKNTVYFYLNESVLKHQSGVLAKLADKEEVKKMEEQNIESQKVIENFFTRDGKLKNIPAQRKKKLMVFEHLIKGLKMGKKYEEKELNEYIKQYHEDYATIRREFIINHYMYRENGIYELNPPEMWAKIEG
- a CDS encoding carbon-nitrogen family hydrolase produces the protein MKLKIACLQMDIAFGKPEENFKTAETMIKKALNATPDVIVLPELWTTGYDLTRLGEIADQAAGSALVFLKEAAQNNRVHLIGGSVAKKTPEGIYNTLLIVDNNGDFIHEYSKLHLFKLMNEHLYLKGGTAKGVFSLENRKFAGMICYDIRFPEWVRTHTAEGAEALFVVAEWPLARLAHWRALLIARAIENQCYVIACNRSGSDPDNVFAGHSMIIDPWGEVLAEGSETEEILHAEIDLDIVKEVRSMIPIFTDRKPDFYR
- a CDS encoding methylated-DNA--[protein]-cysteine S-methyltransferase; this encodes MTVRVYSKKNTPAGDIYIVIENGILSALYMGEEDFLEGEEVLSLQFDPSDSLIKKCTIQLEEYFDGQRKEFDIPIEPHGTEFQKAVWKELCLIPFGETRSYQDIAVKIGKEKAVRAIGQANKANRLPIIIPCHRVIGKNNSLTGYAGTRTEIKEVLLSLEGANYIK
- a CDS encoding pyridoxal phosphate-dependent aminotransferase, whose amino-acid sequence is MVNYPQSDLLKSLPKQFFASLTAKVGKKLEQGYDVINLGQGNPDLPTPEHIVKSLQSAAVNPQNHKYSPFQGFPFLKKAAADFYKREFDVELDPGTEIAILFGGKSGLVEIPQCLLNPGDSILVPDPGYPDYWSGVALAKAKMVTMPLREENNFLPVYSELSADQLNTAKLMFLNYPNNPTGAVANKDFFQETVDLSRSHGICIVHDFAYGGIGFDGKKPESFLQAEGAKEVGIEIYTLSKTFNMAGWRVGFAAGNASVISALNLMQDHLYVSLFGAVQEAAAAALSGPQDCVNELNSIYQSRRNTFISGLREIGWDVQAPKGSFFAWLKVPEQFTSEEFADYLLDKAHIAVAPGIGFGDFGEGYVRAGLLTSEDRLKEAVARIQKLDLF